In the genome of Ignavibacteriota bacterium, the window AATCAGGTAATAACACTAATTCCACGACTGTCACTTGCTCTTGAGAAGTACCGTAAATATAGTACGGAGTGTGTTCATCCACATAATTTCATAAAACTTGTTTTATTCCTCTTCTCGCAATGACCATTCGGCAACACGCTCTTTATAGTCAATATCATTACTATTTAATTTTTATTACCCCTCTGGAAAGAGAGAATCCTCAGTTGTACATTGAACAAGTCATTCAAATCCTATCGGGGCTATCTCAAGAGATTGTAAGATAGCCCCGATGAATGGAGAATCAGTTCAATTATTTTATTAGTACGAATTTCTTCACTTCCGAAAAATCACCGGCTTTCAGTTTATACAAATAGACTCCACTCGCCAACGCACTACCATCAAACTTCACCGATTTCACTCCGCCATCTTGAATTTCATTCACAAGTGTTGCCACTTCTTTTCCAAGCACATCATACACTTTCAAAGAGACCGAACTTTTAACTTTTAACTGATAACTTATAACTGTGCTTGGGTTAAACGGATTCGGATAATTCTGATATAAAGCAAACTCATTCGGAAGTGTTCCTGTCTGTTCGACAACAAGAGCCAACTCCTCTCCTTCCTTCATTATCTTGACAGGAGTTCCCTGCTTCAACGGAAATTCTTTTTCACCAACACGAATCTTTGCGTTCATTCCGCCTGCAACATCATCAAACGAAATTGTTAACGGATAATTTGCAGATGAAACTCGTATCGGAAAAACATTTTCCTTCTCGGAAGAAATCTGTTCAATTATTCTGTTTGATATGAACCGCGCATCAAACATTCCTGTTGGCGGAAGTGGCGGCATTTCATACTTGTTCAAACTTAACACTTCTTCTTTCGGGGCAATGAATAATTTTTGCTGACCTGATTTGTTATCCTGAATAGTTATCGAGGGAAAACTATTAACATCAGCCACACTTTTTTCTTTCTTTTGTACATCTCCGAGTGTAATTGTCCCAGCGGAATTTGCTTTCACCCAATATCCTTTTCCGGGTATAACAGACGTTGCAATGGTATATCCATTATCATAACCGAATAATTGCCCGATGTTGGGATCGCTTGGCGGAGGCACTTCATGGTCAACTGAACCGATGAGATTCCAATCTTGAGTTAGTGTTATTTCCAGAGTTGGCATTTCATTACCAACTATATACGTCTTCATTGATGAAGGGAATTTAAGCCATGCTCCCTGACCGGGATAAAGCGAATCCGTTCGTATGTACCCGATGCCAGAAAGAAATCTGTTTAGCGTACCTTGTTGTCCGGTCGGATAAATTGATTTGACTGAATAATCTGAGTGAATTACCGGACAAGAAACGAGTTCCCATCCACCATTTATTTCAACCTGAACACTCTTCGCATTTTGAACAATCCTGAAACAACTATCTTGCCCGGGCCAATCTGTTTGCGCATTTAACGACGTAACGACCTCACTCTCTGTTCCGGTATTCATCCGGTACAAATCGTAGTAGTGATAATCTCCGCCGCGATGGTCTTTGATACCTATCGCGGCGGCTCCATAAGTTAATCCCAAAACAACAGGTCCGTAATGAAACTCGATGATGTTTGATGTTTCAAATAATCTAAGTTGAAAATTCAGTAATGTTGTAATCCCATCTTCGTAATGAGCTTTTACATTCTTCCACTGAACAACGAGCACTCTGTTTGGCGCAGTCCCTTCCGTTTTATAACTGATGTTTCCGCCGGGACTCGCATCGCCGCTGTGCATATCATCCCACCAAAGTCCAAGTACTTTGTTCGGTCGTTCCGTCGTTCCGAGAATTGTGTTGGAGTTGTAGTAAAATCCAAGTTGACCTGAAGAAGAATGTCCGCGCTCAGTTCCAGCGGCGCCTTTGCCGAACTCCGCCCAACCGTTCGTGCTGATTTGTAACGTGTCGTACGTGTAACCATCGTACGTGAAAGGAAATGGCAACGCAAATGCTTTTTGTGCATCATCGCCGTACGGACCGGGAGTTCCTCCTGAAATTTCCGTGTACGGACAATAGTTTTTGCTGTAACTGAAATACGGAAGCGTCGGTGTTGTTGAAACCGTCAGCGTTCCGGTCAACGTGTCGTTGCTCGAATTCAAATCCGATGCAAGCGTGATTGCTTGAATCGTATATATTCCAGTGTCGGGCGGAGTATATGAACCATCAAAATTGATGATTCGTACTTCGCCTACCTTCATTCCTTTTATTTTTTGGGTTGAAGAAAATACTTCATTCAAACTGGAAACAATTCTATACTGCACTTCGAATGAATCCGTTTGTGCAACTCCGCTGTTACTTCGGAACGATGCTTTGAAATTACTCAGCGTCGAACCGATAGTAATTATTGAATTATCAGACGGAGTTACAAGTTGATATGCTTTGTAATCGAACGCGGGAACGGGAGTTCCGTCATACATCTTTCGTTCAAAGACTCCGTTGCCGTGCGTAACGCATCGCAACGCGCGGTTCGATGGAGAAATTACTAAGTCGGCAACTATCACTGCATCGGGTAAGCCATCGCTGAAGGTTGACCAAGTCGTTCCTGCATCAGTGGAAAGATACACGCCGATATCATTTCCGACATAGACATTGTTCGTATTCAACGGGTCAACAACAACGGCTGTCGTCGGTACATCGGGAAGTGTTCCAGTAATATCTGTCCAGTTTGTTCCTGCGTTTGTTGATTTGTACAATCTCCCCGCGCCAAATCCGCCGAGTGCGACATACACAATATCTGAGTTCGTCGTACTGACAGCAAGGTCGAGCGGGTATCTGTCGGGCAAAGTCGTTCCGACACCTGTCCAACTTGTTCCGCCGTTGTTTGTTCTCCAGATGTTTGCACGAGAAAAAATTGGCGCGTTCCCGACATACACTACATTCGGGTCGGTAAACGAAATTGCCATTGAGACTGCCGGATTTCCATCTAACACGGTGTTGCTGTTTGTTGCCGTCCAAGCCGAACCGGAATTTGTGGACTTATAAACTTTATCTTTTGCAAAATACAACGTTGTAGGAGTAGAGGGTGCGAGCATCAATGGTGCGTTCCAACTTCCGAATCCTGAGGGAGCGGCAATGTAGTTAAAAGTGTTCCCGCGATTTGTAGATCTGTAAATACCATTCCCGAATCGCGAATCCGCATACATGATGTTATCATTCGTCGGATGAATTGCCGTCCAGCCAGCTTCATCAACAACGCTTCTGTCCCAATTCATCGAGCCACGATAAATGTATCCGGGAATGTGGTCTTGCGATTGACCGATGGCGAGCAGAGAATCCTGAGACGAGTTGGAGAAGCCACAATAGAATTGCCCGGTCATCATTCCGAAACCGATATCAGTAAATGTCGCCCCAAAATCTGTCGAGCGATAAATACCGTCATCGTTTGCCGTGTAGAGAACATCGGGATTGTTCGGGTCGTAGGCGAAGCCATGATTATCTGAATAACCGCCGTTCGTTCCGAAGAATGATGAACCGCCGTCAGCAGAATACACAGTTCCGACTGCGGCATGAAACAGCAAATTCGGATTCGTCGGATGAACTGCGATGTAGTGAGAGTACCAACCCTGAACGCCCCAATAAACATTTGTCGGAAGCGAAGTCCACGTCGTTCCGAAGTTGGTTGACTTCATCAACTGCCCGACTCCGGTTGTGCTATCTGCAACGCTTGCATAAATTATATCGGGATTCGATTCGTACATGCCCAGCAATGTCTTGCCGGAAAAATCAGGAATACCAGATAACTTATTCCACGACGCTCCTCCATCGGTTGAGCGATACACGCCAAAGCCCGTGGTCTTAAAATTCCCGACCGATGCAATCATCTTGTTCGTATCGTTTGAATGAATCAACAAATCATTCACCAAGGTGTAGGGCAAATTCAAATTCAGATTCCATGTTGCGCCTGCATCCGATGAGAAATAAATTCCTTCCGTCGTTCCTGCCCACACGCTGTTATGATTTTTCGGATTGAGGATGACTTTCTGAATTCCCCGTTGTTGGTTCGATGACCAATCCAAACTCTTCGTCCATGTTGCTCCCCCATCGGTTGTTTTCAAAATGCCGATGCCAACGCTTCCTCGAGTTGTCCGAATGGTGATGCCGCCGAATGAACCTTGGTACCGATACACTTCTCCTGTTCCGAGATACATCACGTTTGTATCGAGCGGGTCAATAACAATGGAAGAAATACCGAGCGCCGGATGACCGAGTGGAACCTGCCACCAATCATGTTCCAGTCCCATCGTGTTGGAACGCCACAACCCGCCGCTTGCCGAACCGAGATAAATCGTGTTCGAGTTTTGTGGATTGACAGCGACGCTCAGCGAACGACCTTGCAAATCGAGCGGACCGAGCGGCTCAAATATTCCTGCCGCGTTTGTTTGCCGGTCGCTTCGTTTGAACTTTGCTTTATCGTACTGATATGCTTTGAAATATTTATCAGCCGGAACATCAAGTTCAGGATATGCGCGGGCACGTGACCAGAAATCTAATGCCTCCATCGCGCCAGAACGCGAACTCTGTTTCGGTGGCTGATGGATTTTCACAAAGGAGACATTGAGAAATGAAATTGAAAAGAACGAGCAACAGAAAATGATGAGACAAAGTGAAATGACGTAATTCTTTTTCATGGCAATACCTTTTTCATGGATAAAATGTAGGACGAAATTTATCTCGTCCTAATGATTGGTCGAGATAAATCTCGACCTACAGACGGTGCAAATATACTTTGGTTTGGGGAGAATGGCAATAAAGATTGTATTTATTTTTTGGGGATTTATGAACCCACGTCTAAATCACAATCAGAAAAAAAATGTCATTTTTTGTAGTTTTCCTATTGACTTTAGTAAAAATATGGCTTATATTCACCCATGCAACAATAAATTTTTCTCAACAAAAATAAGGATAGTTTTATGAAGCAGGTAATTTCGTTTTTCATCATCATGTTGTTGTTTTCTTTTCTCGCATCCGCACAGACTGAAATGTGGAGAGTTAATTATGAAACCAAGGTCATAAAGGGTTTTCAAAACGATTTTTATAGTGGGGGACTTACCAATCTCCAACGAATTTCGGATGACGGTCAAATAATTTGGAATATTAGTTCACTTCCCAGCATCCATCAACTCCTTCCCACAACAGAAGGAGTATATGTATTTTATTATGCGTATAACAATTTATTGGGATTGCCTGATAGTATTTCGTTTGTAAGTTCTACGGGAGATATTCTATGGAAGAATCAAGTCAGAGGAAGATTCTCATATAAAAGTTCACTCACCCCGGACGGACATTTACTCACAATTAGTGTCGCCTCAAACCGCACGACCGAAAGGGATACATTATATAAAATTAATTCACTTGGGGAGATAATTTTTCGTTCGGCAATTCCACTCATCCCAATTCAAGACCCGGAATATATTTATCCATTAGCTCCGAAGATGGATAAGTCGGGAAAAATTTGGGTGATCATGAATGCGATTGAAAATAGAAAAGAAAAAGTAACTGGTACCAAACGGCAAATAAAATCCCGCGCTTCAATCAGTTCGTTTACGTTTAACGGTACAACAGGAAATATTATTAATAAGAAATTTTTTGCTTACAGGGGATGGAATT includes:
- a CDS encoding T9SS type A sorting domain-containing protein, with the protein product MKKNYVISLCLIIFCCSFFSISFLNVSFVKIHQPPKQSSRSGAMEALDFWSRARAYPELDVPADKYFKAYQYDKAKFKRSDRQTNAAGIFEPLGPLDLQGRSLSVAVNPQNSNTIYLGSASGGLWRSNTMGLEHDWWQVPLGHPALGISSIVIDPLDTNVMYLGTGEVYRYQGSFGGITIRTTRGSVGIGILKTTDGGATWTKSLDWSSNQQRGIQKVILNPKNHNSVWAGTTEGIYFSSDAGATWNLNLNLPYTLVNDLLIHSNDTNKMIASVGNFKTTGFGVYRSTDGGASWNKLSGIPDFSGKTLLGMYESNPDIIYASVADSTTGVGQLMKSTNFGTTWTSLPTNVYWGVQGWYSHYIAVHPTNPNLLFHAAVGTVYSADGGSSFFGTNGGYSDNHGFAYDPNNPDVLYTANDDGIYRSTDFGATFTDIGFGMMTGQFYCGFSNSSQDSLLAIGQSQDHIPGYIYRGSMNWDRSVVDEAGWTAIHPTNDNIMYADSRFGNGIYRSTNRGNTFNYIAAPSGFGSWNAPLMLAPSTPTTLYFAKDKVYKSTNSGSAWTATNSNTVLDGNPAVSMAISFTDPNVVYVGNAPIFSRANIWRTNNGGTSWTGVGTTLPDRYPLDLAVSTTNSDIVYVALGGFGAGRLYKSTNAGTNWTDITGTLPDVPTTAVVVDPLNTNNVYVGNDIGVYLSTDAGTTWSTFSDGLPDAVIVADLVISPSNRALRCVTHGNGVFERKMYDGTPVPAFDYKAYQLVTPSDNSIITIGSTLSNFKASFRSNSGVAQTDSFEVQYRIVSSLNEVFSSTQKIKGMKVGEVRIINFDGSYTPPDTGIYTIQAITLASDLNSSNDTLTGTLTVSTTPTLPYFSYSKNYCPYTEISGGTPGPYGDDAQKAFALPFPFTYDGYTYDTLQISTNGWAEFGKGAAGTERGHSSSGQLGFYYNSNTILGTTERPNKVLGLWWDDMHSGDASPGGNISYKTEGTAPNRVLVVQWKNVKAHYEDGITTLLNFQLRLFETSNIIEFHYGPVVLGLTYGAAAIGIKDHRGGDYHYYDLYRMNTGTESEVVTSLNAQTDWPGQDSCFRIVQNAKSVQVEINGGWELVSCPVIHSDYSVKSIYPTGQQGTLNRFLSGIGYIRTDSLYPGQGAWLKFPSSMKTYIVGNEMPTLEITLTQDWNLIGSVDHEVPPPSDPNIGQLFGYDNGYTIATSVIPGKGYWVKANSAGTITLGDVQKKEKSVADVNSFPSITIQDNKSGQQKLFIAPKEEVLSLNKYEMPPLPPTGMFDARFISNRIIEQISSEKENVFPIRVSSANYPLTISFDDVAGGMNAKIRVGEKEFPLKQGTPVKIMKEGEELALVVEQTGTLPNEFALYQNYPNPFNPSTVISYQLKVKSSVSLKVYDVLGKEVATLVNEIQDGGVKSVKFDGSALASGVYLYKLKAGDFSEVKKFVLIK